In Nitrosarchaeum koreense MY1, one genomic interval encodes:
- a CDS encoding DUF5679 domain-containing protein has translation MVEAYCVKCRAKRQVKDPKETKLKNGRPAVKGTCPTCGTNVFRIGKM, from the coding sequence ATGGTAGAAGCATATTGCGTAAAATGCAGAGCTAAAAGACAAGTAAAGGATCCCAAAGAAACTAAACTAAAAAATGGACGCCCTGCTGTAAAAGGCACTTGTCCAACATGTGGAACTAACGTCTTCCGAATAGGAAAGATGTAG
- a CDS encoding DUF424 domain-containing protein, which yields MRFSVKTTEYQKNLMLNICDAELLGKSISENELTMKISESYYGNEIIEIDEAKKLLESSNIINMVGKDTISLSLELGIGSENGVKKISGVPFLIVFKM from the coding sequence ATGCGATTCTCAGTTAAAACTACTGAATATCAAAAAAATTTAATGTTAAATATATGCGATGCAGAACTTCTTGGAAAAAGTATATCCGAAAATGAGTTGACCATGAAAATTAGTGAGAGCTATTATGGTAATGAAATAATTGAAATTGATGAAGCTAAAAAATTGCTAGAAAGTTCAAATATAATTAATATGGTTGGCAAAGATACTATCTCTCTTTCTTTAGAACTTGGAATTGGTTCTGAAAATGGAGTAAAAAAAATTTCTGGAGTGCCTTTTTTGATCGTTTTTAAAATGTAA
- a CDS encoding serine protein kinase RIO, with translation MSDDLMSDDLLYDDLSRKLESKVDHKLTSKSKRGGLDDGFKKGKVINEVLDKPTVMTLYKMITDHVIAYVNGPVSAGKESVLFWAVDEKNNDVALKIYLISASNFKKREQYITGDPRFSKIKRGTKNLIYLWAKKEYRNLTQAYKCGIPVPRPLYLSNNVLALDFIGEHGSPAKILLESEVDETDYAQSISIITRLYQKAQLVHGDYSEYNIFKTPNGLVLFDLGSAVDLRHPNAQEFLKRDINNITRFFSKRGISVEDPIKIFEDIIG, from the coding sequence TTGTCCGATGATCTAATGTCTGATGATTTGTTATATGATGATCTAAGTAGAAAACTAGAATCTAAAGTTGATCATAAATTAACTTCAAAATCAAAAAGAGGAGGATTAGACGATGGATTCAAAAAAGGTAAAGTGATCAACGAAGTCTTAGACAAACCAACTGTTATGACATTATACAAAATGATCACAGATCATGTTATTGCATATGTTAATGGTCCTGTAAGTGCAGGAAAAGAGTCAGTTCTATTTTGGGCTGTTGATGAAAAAAATAATGATGTTGCATTAAAAATTTATTTGATTAGTGCTTCAAATTTTAAGAAACGTGAACAATACATTACGGGTGATCCAAGATTTTCAAAAATAAAAAGAGGAACAAAAAACCTGATTTATTTATGGGCAAAAAAAGAATATCGAAATTTAACACAGGCTTACAAATGTGGAATTCCTGTCCCAAGGCCTCTTTATTTATCAAATAATGTTCTTGCTTTAGATTTTATTGGCGAGCACGGTTCACCCGCAAAAATTCTACTTGAATCAGAAGTTGATGAAACTGATTATGCCCAATCAATTTCTATAATTACCAGACTTTATCAAAAGGCACAATTAGTTCATGGCGATTATTCAGAATATAATATTTTTAAAACTCCTAATGGGTTGGTTCTTTTTGATCTCGGGTCTGCAGTTGATCTTAGGCATCCTAATGCTCAAGAATTTCTTAAAAGAGACATTAATAATATAACAAGATTCTTTTCAAAAAGAGGAATTTCAGTTGAAGATCCAATTAAAATATTTGAGGATATCATAGGATGA
- a CDS encoding translation initiation factor IF-2, which produces MAKSDYETLLKRIQDKLGDSKKVSTTRFELPVVDVMWEGQKTFLRNFSEFPKVLRRDPDKVLQYLSKEFAVPAERLGDKAMFVGRRAPDDFTRLFQIYVKDYLECHTCKSPDTKILKENRISFLICEACGAKSTLKGKYA; this is translated from the coding sequence GTGGCTAAATCAGATTACGAAACATTGCTTAAGAGAATTCAAGATAAACTAGGCGATTCTAAAAAAGTATCTACTACTAGATTTGAGCTTCCTGTCGTGGATGTTATGTGGGAAGGCCAAAAAACATTTCTGCGTAATTTTTCAGAATTTCCTAAAGTACTTCGTCGGGATCCTGATAAAGTCTTACAATATCTTTCTAAAGAATTTGCAGTTCCAGCTGAACGCTTAGGTGACAAGGCTATGTTTGTTGGGAGAAGAGCTCCTGACGACTTTACACGTCTTTTCCAAATTTATGTTAAAGATTATCTTGAGTGTCATACTTGCAAAAGTCCTGATACAAAAATACTAAAAGAAAATAGGATCTCTTTTTTGATTTGTGAAGCTTGCGGTGCTAAATCTACTCTAAAAGGTAAATATGCGTAA